A window of Fusarium musae strain F31 chromosome 1, whole genome shotgun sequence genomic DNA:
AGTCTCCCTTCATCGTTGCAGATTCTTCACATAGGGATGGTGTTGGCTTGGCCAGAGATGCACCGTGACTTACTTGGCATGGCGAACAAGGTATATCGGTTTCAGAACTTAAGTGTCGTCGCAGTAGATCCTTACGAGGCGCCGCCAAAAGAACAGATCAAAGAACTTGAAGATGCTTTTGCATCCAAAGGCATTGTCTTTAGAATAGGGCAGACGACACAAGTTCCCTTTGGGAGAGGTATGTTGGGCGTCAGACCAGGCTACCCAGAGAGATCGAGTGAAGGAGATCTCAAGTTTCCGTTGAATCATAGGAATCCGTCATATCTGGACTTTTTGGACttttagctaataaatatgTCTACGAGTTGAGCACATGCAAAGAGATTACTCGGTGAAATTACGTTGCTGGTGGATGGAGTGATGGCCTGATGCTGCTATCTCATGATGCGATTTCGGCTCGTCTAACAAGTATATGATGCTATTATCCTTCCTTCGGCGATAATGCTGGCATGTGCTTCTAGTAACGATAAGATACCTACGCACTCTGTAGCCACACATGTGAGGTCGAAGTATTGATGTCTACATGTGATAAGGATTGGGTGGCTTCTGGGGACACTGGCTGGCAATATCAACATGTTCGCCAAGACTTATGACAACCAAGACTGACAAAACGACTAGGCTATCAAATTGACTTTCATCTATACACTCAAGTACCATCAATTGAGCACTCTGCTTGGGGGCTGACGAGAGTGACTCAACAATGTACTGATAGGTTCGCCTATGTACGCTTTGACTAGGTATACAGAGGGTGTCGAGATTTTTGTACATCTCGCGGATTTTGGCCTCCTTGGGGATTGCCTCTGATTGAAGTCGCCCACAGCTTGAGTTCAGTTGACTCTAGTGAGCATACACCGAAATGGTACAAATGTCGAACGTTAGTTTGGCACACGATGTGAGTTAACTTTTAGGTTGGAAACATGGTTCATGAATTGTTGAATGTGGAAGATAATATTCATCTTGACTACATACGCTCATTACCCGCGAACGGGCATCTTCATATACACAGTAAACATCCGATAACGGACGCATCTAGAACAACCAAGAGACAAAGGTCTTGTAGAACCATCCTCCACGGTTGGGGCCCTCAGCCTCGCGCTTAGCGGCCTGAGCAGCCAggaactcctcctcctcgcgaTCAATGACATCCTTTCCAGTGTAGAAGTCGGCCTCATGGGGCTTGACACCGCGAGACTTGGTGATGAACTTGTGGCCAAAGATGAGGATCAGGTACACGGGAATGCCAAGGTAGCCCGTGATGAAAGTCTTGTACTTCTCGCCACCAAAGATCTTGCCGGTGTCGGCATCCCTGACGAAAACATCGTAGTTCTTGGTGAGGGCGATGAGAATGCACATGGCGAGAGCAGCGATGGATCCCCACATGCCGAAGGGGGCGACGTAGGGGAGAGCTTCGTTGGCGAGACCTTGAGCCTTCTTGGCACGGCACCACCAGATGTGAGTTGTGAGGATAGAGATCCAGGACATGAGACCGAAGATGGTGGTGAGGTTGACGAAGTAACCGAAAACCTTGGTCGAGTCGTCGGCAACGTTCATGTAGGCCAGGAGACAGAACGAAGCAGACATGGCAAGGGCGTAGATGGGAACACCGTGCTTGTcagtcttcttgaagatAGCAGGGGCCGCACCATCGGAAGCAAGACCGTAGAGGGTACGGCTAGCAATGTACAGGTCAGAGTTGGAGGcggagaagacgaagacgcaGATACAAGCGTTGACGATGTGAGGGAGGACCTTGACACCGGCGATATCGGCAGCGACGACGAAGGGAGAGGCAGAAGCACCGGCCTGGGCCTTGGTGGCAAAGGCAAGCTCCGGAGAGTCGTAGGGGACGATCAttccgacgaggaggacggAGAGACagtagaagaagaggattcGGTAGAaggtgagcttgatggcGCGGGGCACGGTCTTGCGTGGGTTCTGAGCCTCAGCGACTGTTACACCAACGAGCTCAGTTCCGAGGTAGGCAAAGGTTGCGTTGACCATGCAGGACCAGAAACCGAGGAATCGTCCAGCGTCGCCAGTCATGATATAAGGCTTGAAGGCGCTGTTTCTGTTAGCGAGGCCCAGAGACAAAGAGGGGAGAAAAACATACCCAGGGTTGCTCCAGTATCGGAAACCCTTTCGGTCATGGTCAGGACCACCGCCAAGAGCGAGAAccagagagaagaggatgattccaatgatgacgatgaccttGAACGAGGAAAGCCAGAACTCGAGTTCACCAAAGAATCGAATACCGAAATagttgatgacgacgatggtgaTTAGAAATATGGTGATAAAGACACCTGGATTGACCTTGTCTCGATCAACCCAATATTGGATGACCAACGCAGCAGCAGTGAGTTGATTAGGCGTGACGATGATGTATTTGAACCAGTAACTGAACCCGACGTTAGCTCGCGTGACCTGTACAGCCTCAGAAATACAATGCGATACTCACGTCCAACCGAGTGCAAAACCAAGAGAAGGGTCACAGAATCGAGAAGCATAACCAGTGAAACCAGCAGACATGGGGAGCCAAGCAGCCATCTCACCAAGCGCAGCCATGACAAGGAAGACGACAAAACCAACGACCGTATAACAGATAAAGACGGAGCCAGGACCAGCTTGCGCCAGGGCCTTGCCAGTGCCGATGATAAGACCAGTACCGATCGCACCACCGATGGCAATCATGGTGATGTGACGGGCCTTGAGACCTCGATGCAGCGACGTCTCAGCGCTGGTCTCGAGACCGCGGATGTGACGATCCTCACCGACGCCCATGTCCTTGGTGGGAGCTGCAGAGGCATCGTAGCCGAGATCCGTCTTCTCGACGTCGTTCCCGCTCATTGTGATGATTGGATCAAGTCAAGCCAAGAATACTTTGGAGATAAAGGCCAAGCTGCCAAGTGTGTAAGAGAACAAGCCAAGCTGCCAGAGAAGAACCAAGCTTTTGGGGGATCTTAAAGCCAAGGACCTTGGCGATATTTGTGTGTTTGATTCTCTCCCCAACGTTGcacgagaaaaagaaaaaaggatgGCGGGACAGgaaagagatgagatgagaaggcGAGGGATGAGCACAGCTATATACCGAATACGTCTCACACTTTCTTACTCTGATTCAACCACGCACGAATAACCAGGCTGCTATCAAATTTAATcactgtactccgtagagaGGAAATGCCAAGACGACCCGATGCTCAAAGTGGCAGCCCATGTAATGCTCTCAATGGAACCCTAGACGGACAGAGCAGAGTCAGACACACGCACGCCCGTCCTGTGAAGATCAAATCACGTAACGGGGGTGTTTTTGTCTGTGTGAAGTGGGAACCTGGGAAACCGGGGGTACTTTAGCTCGTTAGTGTTGGCTTTAAATTCAGAGATCATCGGCCCAACAGTTCTCTCTCAATGGGGTCAGATCCTATCTCTTGCATGTAACATTGTGGCGAGTTGGGTGTGTGCCTCGCCTCAGTTGTGCATTTGTACTGTAATTCTGTAGCACAGCGCAGAAATCTAGAATTCACGTCACCCATTGACTACCTTACTGTGCTGTTAATCGGGCGCAGGGCAGATTTGTAGGCTCTTTTGGGCCGTTGGTTTTGCCTCATCACTATAGTTACGCCAATCTCTTACTAGCAAAGATCGGCCCGGCACTTGATCATGGCGCCGAGGCTGAAAGGGACAGAGAGGAAACAAGACaagtgagagagagagggaaaaaaaggcGCAGTAGTGTAGTGTGGTTTCTAGAAGCTCGGGAAGAGATAAGCTTAGGCACTTTGCTCCGAGGCCTGATCCTGTACGACATCTCCAATGGCTGCCTGCCTGCAAGTTACCTAGTACCATAATACGGGAGTGTCACAGTGAGGATCTTGTTAGTGAGATTCCTATGGTATCCACTGCTATCAAACCAAGCCACTCCCCTTGTGGAAGGTCAATAAAGGCTCTTCTGGGCTCCCTTCAGAGATAggctcttcctctctccaaAGTCCAAACCACGACCACCCCCCGGTCTTACTGCGGTCTTGGCTCCAATGTTTATCTACCAGTATCTGCCGTCTGTTTCTCTGCGGGGAAAACACAATGAGGACAAGGGTGACAAGAGATAGCCAGGGATGGCTCTGACCACCGCAGGCCAGCTCTGATTGAGCAGCTTGTTCTCTCAGTGGGTATTTTGGTGTCCACCCCTTGAATAATACCATCACGTTCACATGATCTTTATCTCGAACCGGGGGCCCTGCAGGGATACGGATACAGACATTCTCCGCACACAGAGATACCAGTAAAAAGTTAGTTTACGAGCCAGGTTTTTTAGTCAGTGGTTTTAGTTAGATCTAACGAGAAAACTCCAAGTAAAAAAAACAACTCTAAAGCTAAACTGCATGCTTAAATGAGGGAAAACCAATATCTTTtaccttattattagctaattCCCCAACTCGACCCCCCTGGCCAAGAGTGCGGAGAGCCCGTCGTCAGCGGGAATCACTTTCCTATTGGGGCCATCAGGGATTCTCTCCGCACTTTTTTCTTGAATGGTCCAGACGGTTTTACTTGGCAGGGAATAAAATAAGcacagatgatggatgatggatgatggatgatgctgatgatgaatgctGCACTGATGATTTGGGGAACAACATTCGTGTGGCTTTTCGGAGCATCGACATGACTAGTTAGCTCCGCGAGGACCAACATTCTATTACATACTTTTGTGTCATGAAAATTCAGCTTCggaagaggctgagacatTTACGCTGAAGTTTCATTGCACGAGAGAGCAAGAAATCGTGCCTTGGTGTACGCCTCGATGCACTGTCGATCCGGAACGTGAAAGCCAGCCTCGGGCGCTCAATCACACCCACTTTGCTCTGTCAAAAGCTGACAAGCTTAGGCTGAATCCTGCACATATTGAAGGTTTATTATAAGCATAGATAAGGACTTGACACCTACTTAAGTGGTCATAAGGCGTATGATAGGCACTCTGCTAATCGGGCAACAAATGGCTGAATACAACCTTATTTAGAGTAAATGTCTACACATTGGCGGACAGACAGTGCCACAGTCGCTCGTTCAACGTCAACAAAATCGGATCCGAACATCCTTGCAGTTATCGTCAATCTTGAACGCCCTGCGGGCCGCCTCACAGCACTTAGGCGCCAGATCTCGCTCCTCGTCAAGATTATCGTACGTTAAACAAACAAATACCTAAACCTTAAGACAAAAACTATACTAAACTCATAAAAATATGCCTTACTATGACTAacatcttgaccttgccgCCCAGTTTATATGTCTCAAAACTCCAAGCGAAGGTCAACTAGCCGCACATCCTTGTCCACACCGAGAAGATATCAAGGTGAATACGGTAGACTTGCGCGTTCTCCTCAACACTACTGCATACCAAATTAATCACTGCAACAATGCTCCAATACCCctcaaaagccaagacttGGGCTGAAATCCGGGGCCCCAGTTGATCCTGGGGAAGTATTACGTTATAGCCGTCTGGGGAGATCCACGGATCATGCATTCGTTGCAACGCTAGAGAATTTATCGTAAGTTGGGATTGGGGACGGTATATGATCAATGCTAGTGTGGTCTATGCTTTGAGGGATGATAGATCATGATGGATTGTGTAGTGGCGAATGAGGAGTTGTGAATAGCCCGTGAGTGCCGAAAGTCGGGCTGAGGAAATTGAGGGTTCAGGAGAGTGTCTTGGCAGTGAAGGTGAGAGAACATGGATATGGTTTTAGGACTTACTGTAGCAGGCTGAAGGGGTCTGGAAAGAATGGTACTGAGTGGTCGTGACTCACATAAAGTTCAGCAAGTTGAGAAAGGGTTCACGGCAACTCTTCACGGCAACTCGTCGAGACTGTTCAACGGGGTAGCTAAGGTACGAAGAGACTGAAGGGACAGTTCTTCAGCACTTGAAGTAGGTATAATACGAGACTGGCGACGTCTCGTTCAACTACGTTGCATACCCCTAGGGAgagctctcttctcttgagcttgagacaTCTCATCCACACAAGCTATGAAGTTGGCGGACGAGAATATTCTTCGCACGGCCGACGCATCAACAACTTTGTTCCACAGTCTCTACATTGCTAGAGAGGAACCAAACCTCGGCCTATTCTTTGTCTGCGTGGAGAGCTAAACACTGGGTTGACGATAAGGGGGCTTAGGGTACGGTAAGCTcttagggagcaagaaaatatgaGAATTTAGAAGAGAACACTAAAATAAATTCAATAAAGACTCCCCTGAATTTAGACTGTATTTCCTAAGCATTTCCATCCTTTAGGATGAAGGTCTTCAGCTTTTTTGCCTCCCCCTTGTATCACCATGGTATCTATCTTGACTGGTCCTCATCTCAAGACGTTCATTCACTCCACACCCCGAGCCTTCATGAAATCCACCATGTCGAAGAAACTCTTCTTGTACCTCCTCTCCTGCGTCGTCCTATTAACAGTCTGTATCCCAAAGTGCGCATCATAATCTCCAAACTCCCAATTATCCGCAAAGCTCCACGCATAAGCCCCCACAACCTCGACACCGTCCTCCCAAATCGCCTTGAGCGTCTCAGACAAGAAACTCAGGTAGTAAATACTCCTCGGCGTGTCAAACAACTGGTCAGATAGTTCCTTGTCAGCTTCGGCGTACACGGGGAAACCAAATTCTGTGAGAGCGACGGGGGTCTTCCATGTGTTGTGCAGGTAGTTGAGATAGCTGCGTAGATAGGTTGGCGTTATGTACACGTAGCTCTGGGAGCGGTAGCCGATGTTCCAGCCGTTCACAGTTGTGGTGGTCTGGTTGACGCAGTAGGGGCGGAATGTggaggatgagtttgaggcACATTCGAGGACGCTGTCTTTTTCGTCTGGGACGGGTGGTGCGATGACCGTAGCGGTGTATGGATCAATACCCAGGAAATCTGCTGTACCGCCAATGTACTTGAGATCATCCTCACTCAGCGGCACATAATCATCGAATGTCTTCTTGAACGACTCAGGGTAGTCCTCGCCTAGGAAAATCGGATTACAGAACGGTCCCAGCTGAATAGAGTTGAAGTGATCCGCAGCGTAGACATCAGCTTCACTCTTAGGATCACGAGGAACACCAAAGTTgttgttgaacttgagcgCAATCTTTCCCTTTCCGCCAAGCTCCTCCTTATACCAGTGATAAACTCGCGCATGAGCCTTGACCACATTGTTGATGGAAAGTGCATTGTATGAGTAGAGAAGAGGCTCGTTGAAGGTGAACCAAACAGGTACACGATCGGCATAGTGCGCCATAGCAACCTTTGCATAGTGGACGAAAGCATCTTGGAAAGTCTCATTCTGATAAGCGCCGTTGACGTAGCCAATCTCAGGTGGATCAGCAGCTTTGGTGAGATTGCTGCCATAGAACTGGAGAGGCGTATCGAAGTGAAGCAGGGTAACCTCAGGAGTCATGCCCTTCTCAAGGATGAAATTGATCACGTCGTTATAATGATCGATACCCTCCTGGTTAACAGGCGTGCCAGGCAGAGCAAAAGGCAGAATTCTCATCCACGCAATACTGAACGAGAAATGCTTAGCTCCCATCGCAGCAACACGCTCAATATCTTGCTTGTAGTAGTAATAATGCTCGTTCGTGACATAATCCTTCGCACGGCCATCTTGAACGAGGATGTCCATAAGAGACGGTGCCTTTCCTTCTTCCGCAGTGGCACCCTCAATTTGACTTGCAGAACTAGCAACTCCGAAGCTGAAGTTCTTGGGGAAGTTGTAGCAGTCCGACGGGCCAAAGTAGTCCCGTGGCGGTAGAACTAGCTCACTGCTGGGAATAGGAGTGGGGGACACAGTTGTGCTGAAAATTCCCGTCTCGGTGAAGTTGGGCGGGTTTGCATGTTCCCAGAGACCAGTCCATGCGGCTTGCCCATAAGGATCATCTGTATCTGAAGCCTTTGTGGTGGCATTGGGGTCCCATTTTCCCCAGGTTGTGAAGGACAGTGACGGCACGAGAGAGATGAGGGACTCTGGTGGACTGGCGTATGTAGTCGTTGTTGTGGGAGACGGCACCGAAGTAGCGTATCTCAGAGTCTCAGAGAGGGTATAACTAAATGGTGTATATGTGTATTTCGGCTCATGTGTCTTTGTAGCCTTTTTACACTGAGGCCGCTCGGTAGGACCCTTTGCATCAAGATAGATCTGCTGGCCAACAGCCAGCGACGCAAAGAGGAATTGTATCACAGCGTATGAGGgtgtcatgatgggcgaCTGAGATACAGAACTAACGAGAAAAACAGCCCGCGCGATCCCACGATATATATGCTCAAACTACTCTATGTCTCCTCCCACAACATCATTGATCCGTCCTTGCCGTCCCTCGGGGGTTAAGAAAACGCCGGACCTTAATGTAGGgcgtcaaaataaacttagcaaagggTATCCTAAGTCTATACgaaacttatcctaaacttatactaagttacctaagtgtTATTGTCACTTGGTATCAAGattctgagttttctttcctcccctagccgtCACCATCAATTCCGAACCGAAAAGCACTGCGATTCCGCGTGTTAGTCGATCTCCAGACTTTTCGGACCGATTCAAACCTGTTCTTTATGAGAAATCGCGGGGAAGTTGTGGGGATGTAACGGTCATGCTCTCACTTTACAAAGCCACGGATACTCCGACTTGCACGGGAAATTGTACGTGCTCGCAGTACCGTGTCGTTTGTGGGGATAGAGCAGTGACGGCATCGTGCTATTAGATTTCCCCGGACCAAGATTATGGTGCCGGCCTTGTCGATCTTTGCGGGTTATGGCCCAGGGATCCGGTTTACCCCAGAGTTACTGTCCAATGGGAGGATAAGATGAAAAGTTTATGAGGAGCCGATGGTGAGAGCCGTTTTTGTATTTCGCCGAAGTCGAGCGATTGACATGATGTTTCGGGGTTTCGGGGTATCTCGAGAGGGAATGGTTTGAAAGCTAACCATGGGAAACCAGACCAAAGCTGTTAATCCCACCCGTGATATCATTGATGGCGCACAGTTGAAGTATAGCTTATTCATCTGGGACAGAGATGAACCCACCATAGACTATTCTTGCCGTTTATTAATTGTCCTTCATCGCGACTCTTCGTCTCTGATGCAGCTTTatagtatgtatgtactttGCCAGCGTCTCGGCGCAACTGAGAAGGCAGcatcagggagcaagaaaaacATAAGACTTTAGAAGAGAATGTCAAAGTAAACTCAATAAAGACTCCTCTAAAATTAGATTAGATTGTCTAAAAGTTTTCATTCCTTAGGACGAGTATGTCTATAGGGCCGCAGGCTCCTCAGTTCATTGTTCGCTGTGCATGAGCACTTGGGCACACCATTTCTTGTGGCTCCACGGCGACACACGAGCTGATTGATAAGATCTAAGAACGTTTCAAACATAAAGAGTTCGACTTGTGCAAAGAGCAATACTTTATCCTTCAATTGTATCCAGACAAAGAGATAATCCATCGACCTTAGTGTTTACGATTCAACACTCAACCTACATCTCTGTAGGGCCGGTTGGCAGTGTACAGTATCGTATTACATACTGGCAGCTGGCTGAATAAACTGATAGTTCGCACATACGAGACATATAAGTTCTACTTGTCAACCAGTACTCTTCTCTCTGTTCAGCCAAGAGTTAGAATATCATGAGgtaagcagcagcagcagtttcTACAATTGCCCCGTATCATTAAATCTTACTCAGTTCTTGTTACTTCCCTACACTATTGCCATACTTTAGGATACTCAATTAGctagcttactattacccttTTGCAGCCTGAACACTCTAGCAGTATacctagcttaatataagctattaattgCTAAAAAGCTGTTTATGTGTGCTGTATCTGACCCTGACGCGCCAAATCTGATGTCCTGATTTGGTAAATCGCCAGGGTTACCAGCCTCATCCTTAACCATAAGGCTACCTTTCTTACAGAATAACAGCGAGGCTATCTTAAAGCAATAGGCAACCTTGTGCCCTGTGGCATAGGTAGTCGCCTTACTGTTGCCATAAATGGTATCAACCCATGTACGGTGACGGTCTGCATCAGGTGCCCTATCCCTAGTGTTCATGTACCGATCATACCAGCTCATCAGCCTCTGCACCATATCGTCAgcctcatccatctcattAGCACAATAGATTTTCTTCTCAGGGCCACGCGTCCTCCGTAGAAGCTCTACAATCGCAAATTACCTCTTAGGAAACCCTTTATTCTGGATACAGATGATATGGAAGAGAACATCATGAGTTGTAGCCGGATCAAAATCATCAGATATACTTTGCTCCAACGGACCATGAGTCATACCATCGTAATCGAGGGTGATAATGTCAGGCGGCATATATATGTTGGTTATGTCAAGATGGTGAGCGGTTGTATGGACACCTTTCCAGGCCAAGCTGATCTGACCTTGTGTTATGGGATGTGCAGTAGTGCAGTATCGGGAATGCCTACTCGGACGGGCATTGGCTACCCGAGGCCAAGGCAGTGTTATCTCCATCTGCTGTCGCGGGTCAGTTGTTAGGATTGTGGTGCCGTCAGTAAGAACTTGGACTCGGCCCTCGGGCCCCTTAACGGGGACTAAATGATCGTTTGGATCCATAATCTGTGAAGCATACTGGTAGCCACCGGTGCAAAGGTGCTCGATAAAGACACGCTTTGTGCCCCTGTGCTTCATGATCCTGCCAGCCTCTGTTCTTGCTAGTGACTTGGTGAAAGAGATTGGAATTGGGTCACAGATGGAAAACCGGTACTTTTCAATAGAGCTAGGGCGCATATTGCAATATGTGTTGCAAAGTGTGTTGTAGTATACCAGACTTGAAATGTAAAGTAAGAACAttgctatatataaggtatatatatatatacctaattGATATCACAACCATTTAAATGGGTTGTCCTATACATAAGCTCTGTTCTAGCTACAAAGCTGTATATTCATCATCCCAGCCTTATTGTTTGGCTACTCTTTTTGTCTCATGCAGCCTTATGGTACTGCAGTTAATAACAGAGCTAGGCTGAAAAATAGCATGTTTACCACATCAAGGCACCTGTTCAGCCTGACTCTTTGTTCTAAAGTCATTGTGTAGCTAGGACTGGCACATCGCAATGGTCAAGTAAACTTAGTAGTAGATATTAAAGCGGGATGAACACTTGAGCCAAATAACACCATTTTCATCATATCAATAGGGCTTTTCAGATCGATCCTTTATCCCGGATGTCTTGATTCGGTGACAAACCAATAGGACTGTGGAAAAGCGCCTTATACTAAGAGAAATCAGACTGGATGCTGGAGGACACATCGAGCAACAGAGCAAGGCAACTGATCTCTGTGGGCCGGGTCATCATTTGTTCATATCATGTGGCCCCAAATTATGCTCTAACGTTCCTTGGTGATATTCAGACTGGAAGAAACAACCAGTTTCTACTTAGTCCAACTGATTCATTACGGGACAAAGGATTTCGGGTATTTTATGCGCAATCTAAAGCCCCTAATGATGTAGTATCGTATGTGGTAAATCAATTCAACCGCTCCAGATCATCCGGTCAAACACAAATACTACAGCAACCATGGCCAAGTGAGCATATATACTCCCATCTACTCGATTGTCTCTTGGCGCCTCAATGCTCACTAATAGTCCAACGGACCAGGCTTGTCTGCCACGGAAAAGCTTCCAAGGGCATAGTCATTGGGCGTTAGGTCTTGAGTGACAAAAGACTTGGCCATGGTCAGGAGACTCATGTATCGTCGTTCATGACCAAGATGTAAGACAAGAGACTTGGCAGTCTATTGATACTGACTACGTTTTCATATTTAGATACCCCAAAGATGGTAACTGGCTCAAAACCAGTCTTTCCCCGGAGTCTATTCAAAATCAGTTCAGACTTATGCTCATGGCAGAAGCCTTTGGCTGTCATGTATGAGTGAAGGTAGCGGGAGAGCTGCACCTCGCGATATGTTTCCACCTGTAGGACAACTGTCACTTTCACATGACTAAGAATGATTTATAATTGACTCAAATATTGAGTAGCTTCTTTGATGTTACTTgcagtaattaataaaagttgaCAAGAGGCGTTGACGACCAACGCCGTGGCTATCTACTAAGCTGAAGCCCTGTTAGGACATCATCACGAAGTCATCGGCGCCCCCTATGCCACATGAAGCAAGTCGCCACAGACCAATCCACGCAAAGGTATGAATTCAAATAACCGGCGTGTTCTCTTGCTCTAAACGCTTTTCCATCCACCTAGGTTATCGGAACGTGGAAGCAAGCCCGGCGACGATCAAGATCTCGAAACACAATAGACGATTCAAGCAATGGCATGTAAAACAGCGAGTCCCCAGACtagaagaaatggaagggCCACAGACGTCGTACCATGTTCCGGATACGTGCTGGGGTCGGGGTTGGCGATAGGAGACAACATTCCGAAGTCGCTGGGTCAACTATTGTCGGCGTTCACTTACACAGATCACCAGTCTCTTGGTGTGTGAGTATTTGAGTGGCTTGTAGTTAGGATGCGCCACAGGAACGCCTTTGGATATGCCAGGTTGGTGTCTCAGATGTTGAATATGCGGGAATAGTGTAAGATGAACTGCTTGTGAGGGCAGTGAGGCATTCTAC
This region includes:
- a CDS encoding hypothetical protein (EggNog:ENOG41) is translated as MSGNDVEKTDLGYDASAAPTKDMGVGEDRHIRGLETSAETSLHRGLKARHITMIAIGGAIGTGLIIGTGKALAQAGPGSVFICYTVVGFVVFLVMAALGEMAAWLPMSAGFTGYASRFCDPSLGFALGWTYWFKYIIVTPNQLTAAALVIQYWVDRDKVNPGVFITIFLITIVVINYFGIRFFGELEFWLSSFKVIVIIGIILFSLVLALGGGPDHDRKGFRYWSNPGAFKPYIMTGDAGRFLGFWSCMVNATFAYLGTELVGVTVAEAQNPRKTVPRAIKLTFYRILFFYCLSVLLVGMIVPYDSPELAFATKAQAGASASPFVVAADIAGVKVLPHIVNACICVFVFSASNSDLYIASRTLYGLASDGAAPAIFKKTDKHGVPIYALAMSASFCLLAYMNVADDSTKVFGYFVNLTTIFGLMSWISILTTHIWWCRAKKAQGLANEALPYVAPFGMWGSIAALAMCILIALTKNYDVFVRDADTGKIFGGEKYKTFITGYLGIPVYLILIFGHKFITKSRGVKPHEADFYTGKDVIDREEEEFLAAQAAKREAEGPNRGGWFYKTFVSWLF
- a CDS encoding hypothetical protein (EggNog:ENOG41~CAZy:GH1) gives rise to the protein MTPSYAVIQFLFASLAVGQQIYLDAKGPTERPQCKKATKTHEPKYTYTPFSYTLSETLRYATSVPSPTTTTTYASPPESLISLVPSLSFTTWGKWDPNATTKASDTDDPYGQAAWTGLWEHANPPNFTETGIFSTTVSPTPIPSSELVLPPRDYFGPSDCYNFPKNFSFGVASSASQIEGATAEEGKAPSLMDILVQDGRAKDYVTNEHYYYYKQDIERVAAMGAKHFSFSIAWMRILPFALPGTPVNQEGIDHYNDVINFILEKGMTPEVTLLHFDTPLQFYGSNLTKAADPPEIGYVNGAYQNETFQDAFVHYAKVAMAHYADRVPVWFTFNEPLLYSYNALSINNVVKAHARVYHWYKEELGGKGKIALKFNNNFGVPRDPKSEADVYAADHFNSIQLGPFCNPIFLGEDYPESFKKTFDDYVPLSEDDLKYIGGTADFLGIDPYTATVIAPPVPDEKDSVLECASNSSSTFRPYCVNQTTTTVNGWNIGYRSQSYVYITPTYLRSYLNYLHNTWKTPVALTEFGFPVYAEADKELSDQLFDTPRSIYYLSFLSETLKAIWEDGVEVVGAYAWSFADNWEFGDYDAHFGIQTVNRTTQERRYKKSFFDMVDFMKARGVE